The proteins below are encoded in one region of Telopea speciosissima isolate NSW1024214 ecotype Mountain lineage chromosome 10, Tspe_v1, whole genome shotgun sequence:
- the LOC122642964 gene encoding oligopeptide transporter 1-like isoform X4 has protein sequence MINLLGLGSCRALHETEKRLKGGLTRLQFFLIALGSSFAYSVIPTYFFPSLTALSFICWIWPKSVTAHQIGGGVQGLGLLSFGLDWNVVSSFLTSPLAFPAFSIICALAGAFLSLYVLVPITYWSNAFESKRFPIFSSRTFDHSGNRYNVTRILDQKTFTFDQQAYDSYSKVYLGAIFSLTYGLSFATLAASLSHVALFNGRSIWQQMKSSIQNKSGDVYNRIMKNYDSVPQWWFYTIFVVVLALAIFACEGFGGKLQLPFWGVLLAISLGVVFTLPIGIITATTNQQPGLNVITELIIGYLYPGRPIANVAFKTYGYISMVQSIFFLSDLKLGHYMKIPPKSMFLVQMVGTLINNMVTFGTAWWLLTTVENICDVTQLPKGSPWTCPGDNVFYSASIIWGVVGPLRMFGKLGVYAKLNWFFLVGLISPVPIWWLSRKFPQHKWIKLIHMPLIFYNASAFPEVKAVNYWTWGVVGIFFNVYVYRRYKGWWARHNYVLSAALDAGVAFLALLVYFSLQMNDIFGPDWWGADEGDHCILANCPTDPSILVDGCPVVS, from the exons TGATTAACCTTCTTGGGCTTGGATCTTGCAGGGCTCTACATGAGACGGAAAAAAGGTTAAAGGGTGGTTTGACAAGGCTTCAATTCTTCCTCATAGCTCTTGGCTCAAGCTTTGCTTACTCTGTTATCCCAACTTATTTCTTCCCATCATTAACTGCACTCTCTTTCATTTGTTGGATATGGCCCAAGTCAGTCACAGCCCACCAAATCGGTGGAGGGGTACAAGGTCTGGGCCTCCTATCATTTGGACTCGACTGGAATGTGGTTTCATCCTTTTTGACAAGCCCATTAGCCTTCCCAGCCTTCTCCATAATCTGTGCTCTTGCGGGTGCCTTCCTCTCACTTTATGTTTTAGTCCCCATCACTTACTGGTCCAATGCCTTTGAGTCCAAGCGGTTTCCAATCTTCTCAAGCCGCACATTTGATCATTCTGGAAATCGCTACAATGTCACTCGGATCTTGGACCAGAAGACTTTCACTTTCGATCAACAAGCCTATGATAGCTACAGTAAGGTCTATCTAGGTGCCATTTTTTCACTTACTTATGGTCTGAGCTTTGCGACATTAGCTGCAAGTCTCTCCCATGTGGCCCTTTTTAATGGAAG ATCAATTTGGCAACAAATGAAGTCAAGCATACAAAATAAGTCTGGAGATGTCTACAACAGGATAATGAAGAATTATGATTCAGTCCCACAATGGTGGTTTTATACAATCTTTGTGGTAGTGCTTGCACTTGCTATTTTTGCTTGTGAAGGTTTTGGTGGAAAACTACAACTTCCTTTCTGGGGTGTTCTATTAGCCATCTCTTTGGGTGTAGTTTTTACATTACCCATTGGTATAATAACAGCAACAACAAACCAA CAACCTGGGTTGAATGTGATCACAGAGCTAATTATTGGTTATCTTTATCCGGGGAGACCCATTGCCAATGTTGCTTTCAAGACATATGGTTACATAAGTATGGTGcaatcaatttttttcctttcagatTTAAAGCTGGGACACTACATGAAGATCCCTCCTAAGTCCATGTTCTTAGTTCAG ATGGTAGGGACATTGATCAACAACATGGTCACATTTGGGACAGCTTGGTGGCTTCTTACTACTGTGGAGAACATTTGTGATGTTACCCAATTGCCAAAAGGAAGTCCATGGACATGCCCAGGTGATAATGTCTTCTACAGTGCTTCAATTATATGGGGTGTGGTTGGTCCACTTCGCATGTTTGGAAAGCTTGGTGTCTATGCAAAGTTGAATTGGTTTTTCCTGGTTGGTTTGATTTCACCAGTGCCAATCTGGTGGTTAAGTCGTAAGTTTCCACAACACAAATGGATTAAACTCATCCACATGCCCCTCATCTTCTACAATGCTTCTGCCTTTCCAGAGGTTAAGGCTGTTAACTATTGGACTTGGGGTGTAGTTGGCATCTTCTTCAATGTTTATGTGTATAGAAGGTACAAAGGATGGTGGGCTAGGCACAATTATGTTCTCTCAGCAGCTTTAGATGCAGGGGTTGCTTTCTTGGCTCTCcttgtctatttctctctccaaATGAATGATATCTTTGGTCCAGATTGGTGGGGTGCAGATGAAGGAGATCATTGCATTTTAGCAAATTGCCCTACTGATCCAAGTATTTTGGTTGATGGCTGCCCAGTTGTGTCATAA